A window of Harpia harpyja isolate bHarHar1 chromosome 23, bHarHar1 primary haplotype, whole genome shotgun sequence contains these coding sequences:
- the LOC128135341 gene encoding uncharacterized protein C12orf50-like: MAAVGNDRYSHFHSPYAQRTYSNVPCFWETQPVGCVRFNCAFHHSKPRNINGLFLPPTNSAPLQQGVQGGILHPAHRQELLRTQKNIVLPIHPPVIININDDDDDEEDDEEEENCVPEWVPRTAADLEEERAIKEICYKSGEYYGIQYPHKHQSTKTVSAPRENELLPLEATEQHLQKETNHTELVKSHHYQEVQEEKGISEEPRNSPNTGTGKGIRTSDPKAKPRYRPRGQRKDDQTASSYIPYERETGRKTDFNSSEPRRSAYVVYRTVTATQEPKFSGSTGDGNAIPTKLNNTKREGQTIGRRGPTESIPRTDCRSSENGGIRTSDPKAKPRYQPRGQRKDDQTASSYIPYERETGRKTDFNSSEPRRSAYVVYRTVTATQEPKFNGSTAVPEPRGWKGSKQKNQFDTNRRFWTQMENYDKYTSGSYNAPTQRKRNPHAKTFSKSKTTIQRSQEDIDVNRRGERYIDRRKRGSK; encoded by the exons ATGGCTGCAGTTGGGAATGACCGTTATTCCCATTTTCACTCCCCCTATGCACAG cGAACGTACAGCAACGTCCCCTGTTTCTGGGAAACACAACCCGTAGGCTGTGTGAGGTTCAACTGTGCCTTCCATCATAGCAAGCCTCGTAatataaatggactttttttgccACCTACCAAca GTGCCCCACTGCAACAGGGTGTCCAAGGAGGGATTCTGCATCCAGCGCATCGTCAAGAATTACTCAGAACTCAAAAGAATATTGTACTACCAATTCATCCTCCAGTGATTATAAACATCAACGACGATGACGATGATGAAGAGGacgatgaagaggaagagaatt gtGTTCCTGAGTGGGTGCCTAGGACTGCTGCAGatcttgaagaggaaagagcaataaAGGAAATATGCTATAAGTCTG GAGAGTATTACGGGATTCAGTACCCCCACAAACACCAATCAACAAAAACTGTGTCTGCACCTCGGGAAAATGAGCTATTGCCCTTGGAAGCTACTGAGCAACACTTGCAGAAAG AAACCAACCACACTGAGCTGGTAAAAAGCCATCACTATCAAGAagtacaggaagagaaagggatatCTGAGGAGCCAAGAAATTCACCTAATACAGGAACAGGcaaag gaattcgcacttcagaccccaaagccaaaccaaggtaccgaccaaggggtcaaaggaaggatgatcaaactgcttcttcttatattccttatgagagagaaactggaagaaagactgactttaattcttcagaacctcgaaGATCAGCATATGTAGTCTACCGTACTGTCACCGCcacccaagaaccaaagttcagtggatctacag gtgatggtaatgcaattcctacaaaattgaataatacaaagagagaaggacagactATAGGAAGGAGAGGACCAACAGAGAGTATTCCCAGAACAGATTGCAGATCCTCTGAAAACGGAG gaattcgcacttcagaccccaaagccaaaccaaggtaccaaccaaggggtcaaaggaaggatgatcaaactgcttcttcttatattccttatgagagagaaactggaagaaagactgactttaattcttcagaacctcgaaGATCAGCATATGTAGTCTACCGTACTGTCACCGCcacccaagaaccaaagttcaacgggtctacag cagtaCCTGAGCCACGTGGTTGGAAAGGCTCCAAGCAAAAGAATCAGTTTGACACTAATAGAAGATTTTGGACCCAAATGGAAAACTATG ACAAGTATACTTCAGGATCTTACAATGCACcaactcaaaggaaaagaaatccacatgcAAAAACGTTCTCTAAGTCTAAAACAACCATTCAG